In Denticeps clupeoides chromosome 1, fDenClu1.1, whole genome shotgun sequence, a single window of DNA contains:
- the LOC114773819 gene encoding reticulon-1-A-like isoform X3, translating into MQDGGWSIWTSRVLDLLYWRECRRSGLVFGGLQLLLLCLTQFSVVSVCAYIALATLSTTISFRIYKSILQAVQKSDEGHPFKSYLEVDVALTPAQMSAGVEKIQLYATCLLKELRRLFLVQDLVDSVKFAVLMWLPTYVGALFNGLTLLILALVAVFTCPMVYEKYQTQIDQYLGVVRTHVSLVVGKIKEKVPGAKRKEE; encoded by the exons ATGCAGGACGGAGGCTGGAGCATCTGGACGAGCCGTG TGCTGGATCTGCTGTACTGGCGCGAATGTCGCCGCTCCGGACTGGTGTTCGGGGGTCTTCAGCTTCTGCTGCTCTGTCTGACTCAGTTCAGCGTGGTCAGCGTCTGCGCCTACATCGCCCTGGCGACCCTGTCTACCACCATCAGCTTCCGCATCTACAAATCCATCCTGCAGGCCGTCCAGAAGTCAGATGAAGGACACCCCTTCAA GTCCTATCTGGAGGTGGACGTGGCGCTGACCCCGGCCCAGATGTCGGCAGGCGTGGAGAAGATCCAGCTCTATGCCACCTGTCTGCTGAAGGAGCTGCGTCGCCTCTTCCTGGTTCAGGACCTGGTCGACTCGGTCAAG tttgcAGTGCTTATGTGGCTGCCGACGTACGTCGGCGCGCTGTTTAACGGCCTGACGCTGCTGATCCTCG CGCTGGTGGCCGTGTTCACGTGTCCGATGGTCTACGAGAAATATCAG ACTCAGATCGACCAGTATCTGGGCGTGGTCCGGACCCACGTCAGCCTGGTGGTGGGAAA GATCAAAGAGAAGGTCCCTGGGGCCAAGAGGAAGGAGGAGTAG
- the LOC114773819 gene encoding reticulon-1-A-like isoform X4: protein MIWILVLDLLYWRECRRSGLVFGGLQLLLLCLTQFSVVSVCAYIALATLSTTISFRIYKSILQAVQKSDEGHPFKSYLEVDVALTPAQMSAGVEKIQLYATCLLKELRRLFLVQDLVDSVKFAVLMWLPTYVGALFNGLTLLILALVAVFTCPMVYEKYQTQIDQYLGVVRTHVSLVVGKIKEKVPGAKRKEE from the exons ATGATCTGGATCCTGG TGCTGGATCTGCTGTACTGGCGCGAATGTCGCCGCTCCGGACTGGTGTTCGGGGGTCTTCAGCTTCTGCTGCTCTGTCTGACTCAGTTCAGCGTGGTCAGCGTCTGCGCCTACATCGCCCTGGCGACCCTGTCTACCACCATCAGCTTCCGCATCTACAAATCCATCCTGCAGGCCGTCCAGAAGTCAGATGAAGGACACCCCTTCAA GTCCTATCTGGAGGTGGACGTGGCGCTGACCCCGGCCCAGATGTCGGCAGGCGTGGAGAAGATCCAGCTCTATGCCACCTGTCTGCTGAAGGAGCTGCGTCGCCTCTTCCTGGTTCAGGACCTGGTCGACTCGGTCAAG tttgcAGTGCTTATGTGGCTGCCGACGTACGTCGGCGCGCTGTTTAACGGCCTGACGCTGCTGATCCTCG CGCTGGTGGCCGTGTTCACGTGTCCGATGGTCTACGAGAAATATCAG ACTCAGATCGACCAGTATCTGGGCGTGGTCCGGACCCACGTCAGCCTGGTGGTGGGAAA GATCAAAGAGAAGGTCCCTGGGGCCAAGAGGAAGGAGGAGTAG
- the LOC114773819 gene encoding reticulon-1-like isoform X1 — protein MSAGQEDGTGGERSSVTMETGHSLLFLDSKTSSLRQDHHLLSGDHAHDFSSDPCVGVIAEDLSDISKTLQGTKKTESYKYMDMTHSNDPIWDLGNFQSIHHIEDNSDDDLEDTTKQQLFGSMRENSRDGPGGHMDNSPPEPGREEEETLGSAGGQHSFPYVEDPSDEEMAEYRSYFRATPLTGSPAKGPLTATQDPKPDQNAFITGPLDVPTLSEPASGQHSSLGSPLKISRADQAPPSAGSHLSRRKSSDVKPEPPIIRQGTSKQKVLDLLYWRECRRSGLVFGGLQLLLLCLTQFSVVSVCAYIALATLSTTISFRIYKSILQAVQKSDEGHPFKSYLEVDVALTPAQMSAGVEKIQLYATCLLKELRRLFLVQDLVDSVKFAVLMWLPTYVGALFNGLTLLILALVAVFTCPMVYEKYQTQIDQYLGVVRTHVSLVVGKIKEKVPGAKRKEE, from the exons ATGTCCGCGGGTCAGGAGGACGGGACAGGAGGTGAAAGGTCGTCCGTTACTATGGAAACAG GACACTCTCTCCTGTTCTTGGACTCCAAGACATCGTCACTGAGACAGGATCATCATCTTCTCTCAGGAGACCACGCTCATGATTTCAGCTCTGATCCTTGTGTTGGTGTGATCGCTGAAGACCTCTCTGACATCTCGAAGACCCTCCAGGgaacaaagaaaacagaatcTTACAAATACATGGACATGACCCACAGCAATGACCCCATCTGGGACCTGGGCAACTTTCAGTCCATACACCACATTGAGGACAACTCGGATGACGACCTCGAGGACACTACGAAACAGCAGCTTTTTGGCAGTATGAGAGAAAACAGCCGAGATGGACCAGGCGGTCACATGGACAACAGCCCCCCAGAACCaggaagggaggaggaggagactcTTGGTTCCGCTGGAGGACAACACTCCTTTCCATATGTGGAGGACCCCTCTGACGAGGAGATGGCAGAGTATCGCTCGTACTTCAGGGCGACGCCTCTGACCGGGAGCCCAGCGAAGGGTCCACTCACCGCAACACAAGACCCAAAACCTGACCAGAACGCGTTCATCACTGGTCCACTGGACGTTCCTACACTGTCAGAACCGGCTTCAG GTCAGCATTCTTCATTGGGATCTCCACTGAAGATCAGCCGAGCTGATCAGGCCCCTCCCAGTGCTGGCAGCCACCTGTCAAGAAGGAAGAGCAGCGATGTGAAACCCGAACCACCCATCATTCGTCAGGGGACCAGCAAACAGAAAG TGCTGGATCTGCTGTACTGGCGCGAATGTCGCCGCTCCGGACTGGTGTTCGGGGGTCTTCAGCTTCTGCTGCTCTGTCTGACTCAGTTCAGCGTGGTCAGCGTCTGCGCCTACATCGCCCTGGCGACCCTGTCTACCACCATCAGCTTCCGCATCTACAAATCCATCCTGCAGGCCGTCCAGAAGTCAGATGAAGGACACCCCTTCAA GTCCTATCTGGAGGTGGACGTGGCGCTGACCCCGGCCCAGATGTCGGCAGGCGTGGAGAAGATCCAGCTCTATGCCACCTGTCTGCTGAAGGAGCTGCGTCGCCTCTTCCTGGTTCAGGACCTGGTCGACTCGGTCAAG tttgcAGTGCTTATGTGGCTGCCGACGTACGTCGGCGCGCTGTTTAACGGCCTGACGCTGCTGATCCTCG CGCTGGTGGCCGTGTTCACGTGTCCGATGGTCTACGAGAAATATCAG ACTCAGATCGACCAGTATCTGGGCGTGGTCCGGACCCACGTCAGCCTGGTGGTGGGAAA GATCAAAGAGAAGGTCCCTGGGGCCAAGAGGAAGGAGGAGTAG
- the LOC114773072 gene encoding leucine-rich repeat-containing protein 9-like isoform X2: MTDEEIVKELCSINGISYDKVCQDGSGVTSLEVFFSGFPRMVGLSLFPRLSKLVIVAQSVSCIKGLEHCPLLRELWAVECHLTEISGVGGCLQLQKLYLYDNHIVEISNLHALLQLQVLWLNSNRITEMKGLSSLGDLQELNLADNSIVTIGDSLDQNANLQRLNLSGNKISSFKELTYLSRLDQLRELSLSDTQSSPNPICLLCNYSTHILYHLPHLLRLDGYTVSSKQVKDAAESTVQKKMMYYSMRMRSIQRQLREAQLQLLEKKKTRLQLPADRIRTLSYTHKSLELDLSELQSGGRSSEHLAEQCSAQSGAFADLSNTPQLKRNPEQRILGKMAALKERLKRWNFRMEELEHQYQLDLKLLTARKELMVHFLLTELETVGNVRFEEGSPSAPWFTSCHELLLSRFCACDYTRHGVTGLKVHRIIRIQNRALRSRFEDRLHSLLASSDSPFVSQSYKRSLEYLFYVPDPGHAPDKNEILDIPEYGLKSADLYMMQGRERAVPLSSSLSVAERFRIQFEESGWSGQNLGRGPVPFKHGQLIICKVFLGKSVAVRDDVPINPAHFPKVHSVYRSANTGPAPSSHDECGCSQKQTEWFVFDHELVLPEYFIDFEYITEDQDQLSLLIRSNPHPTPTLDDHMTINILAQDEAVMGMEPALKPRTKMLSLSDKTLLNVAKANILSQITVLNLHGNSLSSLKEISCLTGLRSLTISFNEFTHLDDISYLSNLESVDASFNHVTSLGGVRALPRLQQLDLCCNLLTHPQDEAAILQEQAPALLRLDTRYNPWDKSDSVRMVLLGCLRSLTHLDDVLVSEEEAVAAAALRTTGSRISQACLLDHSRTDCNRPRSLSLLSTAHLMSQVRPSPWELHDLPPDWTSKITALSLDSQGLSCLSGLDRLVNLRWASFNHNKLSCLEGLQCCLKLEELSLDRNRLTSLHGLDQLPCLTRLSVNENQIGSLDGSVLDRLPNLHFLSAEKNSIDRLYGVQRARSLLKLYVGNNAIATSRDIYHLKALTNLIILDLYGNPLVERQVNYRMYVVFHLPSLRALDGVTVETSERENARDMFGGRLTPDMVSEKLGHSNFTEISKLELSSCSIRMVDLSPADLFLNLHSINLEHNNLTSFCGLICLPKLKILCLNYNHVESILPREKGSVQLSSRQMLYNRVPSSGYGQQNSSKTIRDSVPGDCLDPIMPSLEVLYLGYNGISNLSELQLSRLTNLRALFLQGNEIKSVEGLNGLCSLRELVLDRNRIRTLGENSFCTLSSLLELHLVENRIRELNNLQPLIQLHRLFLGMNKIQDVSEVEKLDLLPSLTELSVVGNPVVRRPLYRPTVVLHLTQLRVLDGLMITLEERTRAELLNTETQANTSAEEHYHRATAAFG; the protein is encoded by the exons ATGACTGATGAGGAGATCGTTAAGGAGCTG TGCTCCATCAATGGCATCTCCTATGACAAAGTGTGCCAGGATGGCAGTGGCGTCACATCCCTGGAGGTGTTTTTCTCTGGATTTCCTCGAATGGTGGGGCTCTCCCTGTTCCCCCGCCTCTCCAAACTCGTCATCGTGGCCCAGAGCGTGAGCTGCATCAAGGGCTTAGAGCACTGCCCGCTGCTCAGGGAACTCTGGGCAGTGGAGTGTCACCTGACG GAGATTTCGGGCGTCGGCGGTTGTCTCCAGCTTCAGAAGTTGTATCTCTATGACAACCACATCGTGGAGATCAGCAACCTGCATGCTCTGCTGCAGCTACAGGTTCTCTGGCTGAACAGCAACCGCATCACGGAAATGAAG GGACTCTCCAGTCTGGGTGACCTGCAGGAGCTGAACCTTGCTGACAACAGCATAGTGACGATTg gaGACAGTCTAGATCAGAATGCGAATCTACAACGCCTCAACCTTTCAGGAAACAAGATCAGCTCCTTTAAG GAGTTGACGTATTTAAGTAGACTGGATCAGCTGAGAGAACTGAGTCTGAGTGACACCCAGTCCTCCCCGAACCCCATCTGCCTGCTATGTAACTActccacacacatactgtaccaCCTACCTCACCTGCTGCGGCTGGACGGCTACACTGTGTCCAGCAAACAGGTGAAGGATGCAGCTGAG TCCACGGTGCAGAAGAAGATGATGTACTACAGCATGCGCATGCGCTCAATCCAGAGGCAGCTCAGGGAGGCTCAACTTCAGctgctggagaagaagaagacacGCCTGCAGCTGCCTGCAGACAGGATCCGCACCCTCAGCTACACCCACAAGAGC ctggaaCTGGACCTATCAGAGTTGCAGTCTGGGGGCAGGTCATCAGAGCACTTGGCAGAACAGTGTTCAGCTCAGTCTGGAGCCTTCGCTGACCTCAGCAACACACCGCAGCTGAAACGCAACCCGGAGCAGAGGATTCTGGGTAAAATGGCCGCGCTGAAAGAGAGGCTAAAGAGGTGGAACTTCAGGATGGAGGA ACTGGAGCATCAGTACCAGCTGGACCTGAAGTTGCTGACGGCCAGAAAAGAGCTGATGGTCCATTTTCTGTTGACGGAGCTGGAGACCGTGGGCAACGTTCGCTTTGAGGAGGGCAGCCCCAGCGCCCCCTG GTTCACCTCCTGTCACGAGCTCCTGCTCTCCCGTTTCTGTGCTTGTGATTACACGCGGCACGGGGTGACAGGGTTAAAAGTCCACCGGATCATCAGAATCCAGAACCGCGCCCTTCGTTCGCGCTTCGAGGACCGACTGCACAGCCTGCTGGCCAGCAGCGACTCGCCGTTCGTCTCACA GAGTTACAAGCGCTCGTTGGAATATCTGTTCTACGTGCCTGATCCTGGACACGCCCCGGACAAAAACGAGATCCTGGACATCCCAGAGTACGGCCTTAAAAGTGCTGATCTCTACAtg ATGCAGGGAAGAGAGCGGGCAGTGCCACTGTCCAGCAGCCTGAGCGTTGCAGAACGTTTCCGGATACAGTTTGAAGAGAGCGGATGGAGTGGGCAGAACTTAGGAAGAGGGCCCGTCCCCTTCAAACATG GCCAGCTTATCATTTGTAAAGTGTTCTTGGGCAAAAGCGTTGCGGTGAGGGACGACGTTCCAATAAACCCCGCCCACTTCCCTAAAGTCCACTCAGTTTACCGCAGCGCCAACACAGGACCAG CCCCCAGCTCCCATGATGAATGTGGCtgcagtcagaaacagactgaGTGGTTTGTGTTTGACCATGAGCTCGTGCTGCCAGAATATTTCATCGATTTTGAATACATCACAGAG GACCAGGATCAGCTCTCATTACTCATTAGAAGTAACCCTCACCCAACTCCAACTTTAGATGATCACATGACAATAAACATCCTGGCACAGGATGAAGCGGTGATGGGGATGGAGCCAGCATTAAAGCCTCGAACAAAGATGCTGAGTCTGAGTGACAAGACCCTACTGAATGTAGCCAAAGCCAACATCCTGAGCCAGATAact GTGCTgaatctccatggcaacagcttGAGCAGTTTGAAGGAGATATCCTGTTTGACTGGTCTCCGTAGTCTGACAATCAGTTTCAATGAGTTCACACATCTGGATGACATCTCATACCTG TCCAATTTGGAGTCTGTAGATGCCAGTTTTAACCATGTGACATCTCTGGGCGGAGTCCGTGCCCTGCCACGCCTTCAACAGTTGGACCTATGCTGTAACCTCCTGACCCATCCACAAGATGAGGCGGCCATCCTGCAAGAACAAGCCCCTGCTCTATTACGCCTTGACACTCGCTACAACCCCTGGGACAAG TCAGACTCTGTGAGAATGGTGCTGCTAGGGTGTCTCAGGTCCCTCACACATCTGGACGATGTTCTGGTGTCAGAGGAGgaagctgttgctgctgctgcgttGAGGACTACAGGATCCAGAATCAGCCAG gctTGTCTCCTGGACCACTCTCGTACAGATTGCAATCGTCCacggagcctcagtctcctctCCACAGCTCACCTGATGTCTCAGGTTCGCCCCAGTCCCTGGGAGCTCCATGACCTTCCACCTGACTGGACCAGCAAG ATCACGGCTCTGAGCCTGGACAGTCAGGGTCTTTCCTGTCTCTCCGGTCTGGACAGACTGGTGAACCTGCGCTGGGCCTCGTTCAACCACAACAAGCTGAGCTGCCTGGAGGGTCTGCAGTGCTGCCTGAAGCTGGAGGAGCTTTCTCTTGACAGGAACCGTCTCACCAGCCTCCATG GTTTGGACCAGCTCCCCTGTCTGACGCGTCTCAGTGTGAATGAGAACCAGATCGGCTCTCTGGACGGTTCTGTCCTTGACCGCCTACCCAACttgcacttcctgtctgcggaGAAGAACAGTATTGACCGTCTGTACGGAGTACAGAGGGCGCGCTCGCTCCTCAAGCTCTACGTGGGCAACAACGCCATTGCCACCTCTAGGGACATCTACCACCTGAAG GCCCTGACAAACCTCATCATTTTGGACTTGTATGGAAACCCTCTAGTGGAGAGGCAGGTGAACTACCGCATGTACGTCGTGTTCCACCTGCCTTCACTCCGTGCACTGGACGGCGTCACCGTG GAAACGTCTGAGCGTGAAAATGCCAGGGACATGTTTGGAGGGAGGCTGACTCCAGATATGGTCTCTGAGAAACTGGGCCACTCCAACTTCACTGAAATATCAAAACTAGAGCTGTCATCTTGCTCCATCAG GATGGTGGATTTGTCTCCTGCTGATCTGTTCCTCAACCTGCACAGCATCAACCTGGAGCACAACAACCTCACCTCCTTCTGTGGTCTCATCTGCCTGCCCAAGCTGAag ATCCTGTGTTTGAACTATAACCACGTTGAGTCGATCCTCCCACGTGAGAAGGGTTCAGTGCAGCTGAGCAGCAGGCAGATGCTCTACAACCGGGTTCCTTCCAGCGGCTACGGCCAGCAGAACAGCAGCAAGACCATTCG GGACAGTGTTCCTGGTGATTGCCTGGACCCCATCATGCCCAGCCTGGAGGTGCTTTATCTGGGTTACAATGGCATTTCAAACctgtctgagctgcagctcagtCGCCTCACCAATCTTCGAGCTCTGTTCCTCCAAG GTAATGAGATTAAAAGCGTGGAGGGCCTGAACGGCCTCTGTTCACTCAGAGAGCTGGTTCTGGACCGGAACCGCATCAGAACACTTGGAGAAAACTCCTTCTGTACCCTGTCCTCCCTGCTGGAGCTACACCTAGTGGAGAACCGAATCCGAGAGCTGAACAACCTTCAACCACTAATACAACTGCACAGACTCTTTCTGGGCATGAACAAAATACAG
- the LOC114773819 gene encoding reticulon-1-A-like isoform X2, producing MSLLHTHMKPYLPSPITAVCGLTLLHTRVEQHRMCVSEVLKPLPLCDRTRPSLLFCAGRSGSSCLFLSFSAAMGSTVLDLLYWRECRRSGLVFGGLQLLLLCLTQFSVVSVCAYIALATLSTTISFRIYKSILQAVQKSDEGHPFKSYLEVDVALTPAQMSAGVEKIQLYATCLLKELRRLFLVQDLVDSVKFAVLMWLPTYVGALFNGLTLLILALVAVFTCPMVYEKYQTQIDQYLGVVRTHVSLVVGKIKEKVPGAKRKEE from the exons ATGTccttgttacacacacacatgaaaccaTATTTACCCTCACCGATAACAGCTGTGTGCGGTCTCACACTCTTACACACCCGCGTGGAGCAGCACCGCATGTGTGTTAGCGAGGTGctgaagcccctccccctctgtGACAGAACACGCCCCTCACTCCTCTTTTGTGCTGGACGCAGCGGCAGCagctgtctctttctctctttctccgcAGCCATGGGCTCTACAG TGCTGGATCTGCTGTACTGGCGCGAATGTCGCCGCTCCGGACTGGTGTTCGGGGGTCTTCAGCTTCTGCTGCTCTGTCTGACTCAGTTCAGCGTGGTCAGCGTCTGCGCCTACATCGCCCTGGCGACCCTGTCTACCACCATCAGCTTCCGCATCTACAAATCCATCCTGCAGGCCGTCCAGAAGTCAGATGAAGGACACCCCTTCAA GTCCTATCTGGAGGTGGACGTGGCGCTGACCCCGGCCCAGATGTCGGCAGGCGTGGAGAAGATCCAGCTCTATGCCACCTGTCTGCTGAAGGAGCTGCGTCGCCTCTTCCTGGTTCAGGACCTGGTCGACTCGGTCAAG tttgcAGTGCTTATGTGGCTGCCGACGTACGTCGGCGCGCTGTTTAACGGCCTGACGCTGCTGATCCTCG CGCTGGTGGCCGTGTTCACGTGTCCGATGGTCTACGAGAAATATCAG ACTCAGATCGACCAGTATCTGGGCGTGGTCCGGACCCACGTCAGCCTGGTGGTGGGAAA GATCAAAGAGAAGGTCCCTGGGGCCAAGAGGAAGGAGGAGTAG